In Moorella sp. Hama-1, a single genomic region encodes these proteins:
- a CDS encoding polyprenyl synthetase family protein: MKELALWQEVQADLQQVEAELLRQVDAPDPVLSQAAQHLIQAGGKRLRPAFAILAARCCGATLESILPLAVALEMIHMATLVHDDVIDASPIRRGRPTVWARWGQELSLHTGDYLFARSLILVSIYDDPRIPSVLASVSVKMVQGEIQQLAATFDVDITLREYLDRIYRKTALLIAASCELGAIAAGADTETVRHLRYYGRNLGLAFQITDDVLDIAADPEQLGKPTGGDLRQGVITLPAIYALQASQKKQKLIHLLGKRDKNQAEIQEAIEIIKECGGIKYALGVAEGYLERARRQASYLPPGAARDTLTGLTYYVRTRGF; the protein is encoded by the coding sequence ATGAAGGAGTTAGCCCTCTGGCAGGAGGTACAAGCCGATTTACAACAGGTAGAGGCGGAACTGCTGCGGCAGGTAGACGCCCCTGACCCGGTCTTAAGCCAGGCCGCCCAACATCTGATCCAGGCGGGGGGTAAAAGGCTCCGGCCGGCCTTCGCCATCCTGGCGGCCAGGTGCTGTGGGGCTACCCTGGAAAGTATCTTGCCCCTGGCCGTGGCCCTGGAAATGATTCACATGGCTACCCTGGTCCACGACGACGTTATCGATGCTTCTCCTATCCGCCGCGGACGGCCCACAGTCTGGGCCCGGTGGGGCCAGGAGCTATCCTTGCATACAGGGGATTATCTCTTTGCCCGCTCTTTGATCCTGGTCTCGATCTATGACGACCCGCGGATACCATCAGTACTGGCCAGCGTCAGCGTCAAAATGGTCCAGGGTGAAATCCAGCAACTGGCAGCCACCTTCGATGTCGACATCACCTTGAGGGAGTATCTGGATCGCATTTATCGTAAAACAGCTTTATTGATAGCCGCCAGTTGCGAACTGGGAGCCATCGCTGCCGGGGCCGATACGGAAACTGTCCGCCACCTGCGTTATTATGGCCGCAATCTGGGCCTGGCTTTTCAAATTACCGATGACGTTCTGGATATAGCGGCCGACCCGGAACAGCTGGGTAAACCTACCGGCGGCGACCTGCGCCAGGGGGTCATTACCCTGCCGGCTATATATGCCCTGCAGGCCAGCCAGAAAAAACAAAAACTTATCCATCTCCTGGGAAAGCGGGACAAAAACCAGGCCGAAATTCAGGAGGCCATCGAGATAATTAAGGAATGCGGCGGCATTAAATATGCCCTGGGCGTGGCTGAGGGCTACCTGGAACGGGCCAGGCGCCAGGCGTCTTATCTACCCCCGGGAGCAGCCCGGGATACCCTCACCGGCCTGACTTATTATGTAAGGACGCGTGGTTTTTAA
- a CDS encoding precorrin-2 dehydrogenase/sirohydrochlorin ferrochelatase family protein, protein MGLYPLVMELTDRPCLVIGGGAVSERKVLNLLESGAKITIVSPQVTRTLADLALASQVTWWRREYRESDLEGMVLVFAATNDPDLNARIAATCHQAGILVNVADNLELCTFNVPAVVRRGDLQIAISTAGKSPALARQLRKQIEAEIGPEYGLWVDFLGELRPFLKTVWPHDPQRREELLRRLTGDEILFRLVARGKEELAKERVKQCLSLPPV, encoded by the coding sequence ATGGGCTTATATCCGCTGGTTATGGAGCTAACCGACCGCCCCTGCCTGGTTATTGGTGGTGGTGCTGTCAGCGAGCGTAAAGTTTTAAATTTACTGGAATCAGGAGCTAAAATAACCATTGTCAGTCCCCAGGTTACCCGTACCCTGGCGGATCTCGCCCTGGCCAGCCAGGTAACATGGTGGCGGCGGGAGTACCGGGAGAGTGACCTGGAAGGGATGGTTTTGGTTTTTGCCGCCACCAATGATCCTGACCTCAATGCCCGGATAGCTGCAACCTGCCACCAGGCCGGAATCCTGGTCAACGTTGCTGACAACCTGGAGCTCTGCACCTTCAATGTCCCGGCGGTCGTCCGGCGGGGAGATCTGCAAATCGCCATCTCCACTGCCGGCAAAAGCCCGGCCCTGGCCCGCCAGCTGCGCAAACAAATCGAGGCTGAGATCGGACCGGAGTACGGGCTCTGGGTCGATTTTCTCGGTGAACTCCGCCCTTTTCTCAAAACCGTCTGGCCCCATGATCCCCAGAGGCGGGAGGAACTCCTGCGCCGCCTGACGGGCGACGAGATTTTATTTCGCCTGGTGGCCCGGGGCAAAGAAGAACTGGCAAAGGAGCGGGTCAAACAGTGTTTGTCGTTGCCGCCGGTTTAA